CCCTCCGCTTCGATGAGCTGAAGGTGCCAGCTGCTTTACTGATTACAAAATCATGCACCAAATTTCATATTaggagaattaaaaaaataaaggggAAATGCATTGATTGCCACTGCTGTGGTAAATtcctcatttaattatttatttatttagatgagGATTCCAGCTATCCAGAATGACTTCAGCTACTACAGAAGAACAATCAGTCGAAACCGATTAAACAACATGAATGTAAGTGCAGGAATGTGCGGAAGACGTGAGATGAAATAATATGTTGTACACTGCTGTGTTAATGTCTATactcatgtgtgtgtatatatattttttttcttctgtcaagCTTGATATTGAAAATGAGGTCAATAATGAAATGGCAAATCGAATGTCTCTGTTCTACGCTGAAGCCACGCCTATGCTGAAGACCCTGAGCACAGCAACGACAAACTTTGTGACAGAAGTAATGCTTTTTTCTACAGTCGCAATTTTAGCACTTGAATTCCCATCACAAATACTGTACAACACTACGGTCCAAAAGTTTGGGGACAGCAAATGCTCTAAATTGATGATCAGAAGTAACAGTAAAGATTAGAAatgtcaaaaacattaacaatcttaccaatcccaaacttttgaatgctagtgtgtAATGATCAATAAACTGTACATACATTGTAATTTTCAGGTGATTTCTTCCTTTAATTCTTTCCCTGTAGAATAAGACATTGCCTCTTGAGAACACCACAGACTGCCTGAGCACTATGGCAAGTGTATGCAAGGTCATGCTTGAGACTCCGTAAGTACtctggtttttgtttttgtttgatttttttaagtattactgCTTTAATTAacatatcattttatatatgccTTAACATATGCCTTAAAAACAATCACGGGAAATCTACTCTGAAATGTTGtagtttaatttgtgtttcaaatgtTTCAACGGCTAGACATTGCTATTTGGGCATTCTTGTGTACAGTAATAACAGGCCGATAACATTAGTCTGTGTGCTGAAAGAAACCACTCGTGTGAGTCTTAGCGTAATAACGGTTTCCTATGGGACATGGGTCTTCCTCATGGGGGCTAAACTAACCGAAATTTCAGAATGTTTTTGACTCAGTGGAGACATTTGTACACTAATTGTTTAGCAGTCAAGTATGCTTTTTATCAACTAATTATTGATGACTGGAAAAATCATGGAAATGAATTTGTCAAAAGCTGTGGAGTGCCTGTGTTGAAGTGCATCTTTGTGGCATTATGCTGAATCTTTTTCCTCTGCTAACAGAGAATACACAAGTCGATTCAACAGTGAAGACACACTTCTGTTCTGTATGAGGGTGATGGTGGGGGTTATTATCCTCTATGACCATGTGC
The sequence above is a segment of the Carassius gibelio isolate Cgi1373 ecotype wild population from Czech Republic chromosome A20, carGib1.2-hapl.c, whole genome shotgun sequence genome. Coding sequences within it:
- the LOC127938667 gene encoding CYFIP-related Rac1 interactor A-like isoform X3 — translated: MLLQEKAWNSVCPLVIRLKKFYAFSLKLEEALKSLLESLTCPPFTPTQHLEREQALAKQFAEILHFTLRFDELKMRIPAIQNDFSYYRRTISRNRLNNMNLDIENEVNNEMANRMSLFYAEATPMLKTLSTATTNFVTENKTLPLENTTDCLSTMASVCKVMLETPEYTSRFNSEDTLLFCMRVMVGVIILYDHVHPNGAFNKSSKIDMKGCIKVLKDQPADNVEGLLNALKFTTKHLNDESTPKNIRTMLQ